The Streptomyces sp. SS1-1 genome has a segment encoding these proteins:
- a CDS encoding helix-turn-helix transcriptional regulator has protein sequence EETGYHLFAQVGHYIAAMTAAQRGDLDACRRHCEAVWGWSGPRGLRRLENCAHQAAARAALGAADFETAFHHATAICAPGVLPPFNPEAVWSAPDLVEAAVRTGRHAQARRHADALRDAGVGHLSSRLALNSAVVTAMTSAAEDTVRCFEEALALPGVEQWPFEACRARLAYGEALRRQGHNRDARVQLAAARDGFGELGARSWEARAAAELRATGMTRAGRGKAGEALTPQELEVARLAATGLSNPQIASRLFLSPRTVSSHLYRVFPKLGITSRAELRDALQALPPEPSATQP, from the coding sequence GGAGGAGACGGGATACCACCTGTTCGCCCAGGTGGGGCACTACATAGCCGCGATGACCGCGGCGCAGCGCGGCGACCTCGACGCGTGCCGCCGCCACTGCGAGGCCGTCTGGGGGTGGTCAGGGCCCAGGGGGCTGCGGCGGCTGGAGAACTGCGCCCACCAGGCGGCGGCACGGGCGGCCCTGGGCGCCGCCGACTTCGAGACAGCCTTCCATCACGCCACGGCGATCTGCGCCCCGGGGGTTCTGCCGCCGTTCAACCCCGAGGCCGTGTGGTCCGCGCCGGACCTCGTCGAGGCCGCCGTGCGCACCGGGCGGCACGCGCAGGCGCGACGGCACGCGGACGCGCTGCGCGACGCCGGTGTCGGCCACCTCTCGTCGCGGCTCGCGCTGAACTCGGCCGTGGTCACGGCGATGACCTCGGCCGCCGAGGACACGGTCAGGTGCTTCGAGGAGGCACTCGCACTGCCGGGCGTCGAGCAGTGGCCCTTCGAGGCCTGCCGGGCTCGTCTGGCGTACGGCGAAGCGCTGCGCCGGCAAGGACACAACCGTGACGCCCGGGTGCAACTGGCCGCCGCACGCGACGGCTTCGGGGAACTGGGCGCCCGTTCGTGGGAGGCTCGGGCCGCGGCGGAGCTCCGCGCCACCGGCATGACACGGGCCGGCCGGGGCAAGGCCGGTGAGGCCCTCACCCCGCAGGAGCTGGAGGTCGCCAGGCTGGCGGCGACGGGGCTGTCCAACCCGCAGATCGCGTCGCGTCTGTTCCTTTCGCCGCGGACCGTGTCGTCGCATCTCTACCGTGTGTTCCCGAAGTTGGGGATCACGTCGCGGGCCGAGCTCCGCGACGCCCTGCAGGCACTGCCTCCCGAGCCTTCCGCCACCCAGCCGTAA
- a CDS encoding alpha/beta fold hydrolase codes for MPFVTAGDGTDIFYKGWGSGPPVMFHHGWPLSSDDFDAQLLFLVQHGYRVIAHDRRGHGRSAQTGHGHDMDHYASDAAAVVAHLGLRDVVHVGHSTGGGEVARYVARHGAGRVAKVVLIAAVPPLMVQTASNPGGLPVEVFDGFREAVATNRSQFYLDLASGPFYGFNRPGADISQGVIQNWWRQAMAGSAQAHHEGIKAFSETDFTDDLWAIDVPTLLLHGDDDQIVPIADSAEIAVTLVENARLEVYPGLSHGMCTVNADTVNTDLLDFLES; via the coding sequence ATGCCGTTCGTCACCGCCGGCGACGGAACCGACATCTTCTACAAGGGCTGGGGCTCGGGCCCGCCGGTGATGTTCCACCACGGCTGGCCGCTGAGCTCGGACGACTTCGACGCCCAACTGCTGTTCCTCGTCCAGCACGGCTACCGAGTCATCGCCCACGACCGCCGAGGGCACGGGCGCTCCGCCCAGACCGGCCACGGGCACGACATGGATCACTACGCGTCGGACGCCGCCGCCGTGGTGGCGCACCTCGGCCTGCGCGACGTCGTCCACGTCGGCCACTCCACCGGTGGTGGAGAGGTCGCCCGGTACGTGGCCCGGCACGGTGCCGGGCGGGTCGCCAAGGTTGTCCTCATCGCAGCGGTCCCGCCGCTCATGGTGCAGACCGCGTCGAATCCGGGAGGGCTGCCGGTCGAGGTCTTCGACGGCTTCCGCGAGGCCGTGGCCACCAACCGCTCCCAGTTCTACCTCGACCTCGCCTCCGGGCCGTTCTACGGGTTCAACCGCCCGGGCGCGGACATCTCCCAGGGCGTCATCCAGAACTGGTGGCGCCAGGCGATGGCCGGCAGCGCCCAGGCTCACCACGAGGGCATCAAAGCGTTCTCCGAGACCGACTTCACCGACGACCTTTGGGCCATCGACGTCCCCACGCTCCTCCTGCACGGCGACGACGACCAGATCGTCCCGATCGCCGACTCCGCCGAGATCGCGGTCACGTTGGTCGAGAACGCGCGCCTGGAGGTCTACCCGGGGCTGTCCCACGGCATGTGCACCGTGAACGCCGACACCGTCAACACCGACCTCCTCGACTTCCTCGAGAGCTGA
- a CDS encoding putative quinol monooxygenase: protein MTATPTGYVTVVRDAKAKPGREDDLKAFITAAVTPSRNDPGNIDYEAHEVDGRPGEFVIYERWESRTHLAAHLAAPRMRELAPQMLELIDGTIEDGIRLLRPFRPTHQGPTAAYDRSPRWCGS, encoded by the coding sequence ATGACCGCAACACCCACCGGCTACGTGACCGTCGTCCGGGACGCGAAGGCGAAGCCGGGCAGGGAGGACGATCTGAAGGCGTTCATCACCGCCGCCGTCACCCCCTCACGCAACGACCCCGGCAACATCGACTACGAAGCCCACGAAGTCGACGGCCGGCCCGGCGAGTTCGTCATCTACGAACGCTGGGAGAGCCGCACCCACCTCGCCGCCCACCTCGCCGCGCCCCGCATGCGGGAACTCGCCCCGCAGATGCTCGAACTCATCGACGGAACCATCGAGGACGGCATCCGACTGCTGCGCCCCTTCCGCCCCACCCACCAGGGTCCGACGGCCGCCTATGACAGGAGTCCGCGATGGTGCGGTTCATGA
- a CDS encoding FAD:protein FMN transferase yields MGTVFSFDLRDASTPAVRHALDRAVAWLHRVDEVFSTYRPGSQISRLGRGEVTVDDCDRDVTEVLRLCENAQRLTDGWFSTTPGGRLDPTGLVKGWAIERASEILARAGVRSTCVNGGGDIQLRGECAPGVPWRVGIAHPLLPGRLSTVVSGRDLAVATSGTAERGPHILDPRTGRPAGSDLLSITLVGRHLTDVDAWATAAFAMGASARDWIDSLPGVEAFAVTSGGRAWWTGGFPGAFGPSAPRDRPRPPGTCLGHRDRPR; encoded by the coding sequence ATGGGCACGGTCTTCTCCTTCGACCTGCGCGACGCTTCCACGCCGGCCGTACGGCACGCCCTGGACCGGGCCGTGGCGTGGCTGCACCGGGTGGACGAGGTGTTCTCCACCTACCGCCCCGGCAGCCAGATCAGCCGGCTGGGCCGCGGCGAGGTCACCGTCGACGACTGCGACCGGGACGTCACCGAGGTGCTCCGGCTGTGCGAGAACGCGCAACGCCTCACGGACGGCTGGTTCAGCACCACCCCCGGTGGCCGTCTCGACCCGACCGGCCTGGTCAAGGGCTGGGCCATCGAGCGGGCGTCCGAGATCCTGGCGCGGGCCGGAGTCCGCAGCACCTGTGTCAACGGCGGCGGCGACATCCAGCTGCGCGGCGAGTGCGCCCCAGGCGTGCCCTGGCGCGTCGGCATCGCCCACCCCTTGCTGCCCGGCCGGCTCAGTACCGTCGTGTCCGGCCGGGATCTGGCCGTGGCGACCTCCGGCACGGCCGAACGCGGCCCGCACATCCTCGACCCGCGCACCGGCCGTCCGGCGGGATCGGACCTGCTGTCGATCACCCTGGTGGGCCGTCATCTCACCGATGTCGACGCCTGGGCGACCGCTGCCTTCGCCATGGGTGCGAGCGCCCGTGACTGGATCGACTCCCTCCCCGGCGTCGAGGCCTTCGCCGTCACCTCCGGCGGCCGCGCATGGTGGACCGGCGGCTTCCCGGGCGCCTTCGGCCCCTCGGCCCCCCGGGACCGGCCTCGGCCCCCCGGGACCTGCCTCGGTCACCGGGACCGGCCTCGGTGA
- a CDS encoding FMN-binding protein: MQVAVTLSHGKLAEVRAVRTPDEDARSRAIAGYAVPTLTREALGARSAGIQAVSGASYTGEGYMQSLQSALDQAGA; encoded by the coding sequence GTGCAGGTCGCTGTCACCCTCTCCCACGGCAAGCTGGCCGAGGTCCGGGCCGTGCGGACCCCGGACGAGGACGCCCGCAGCCGGGCCATCGCCGGTTACGCCGTGCCCACGTTGACCAGGGAAGCCCTGGGCGCGCGGAGCGCCGGCATCCAGGCCGTCTCCGGCGCCTCCTACACCGGCGAGGGCTACATGCAGTCCCTCCAGAGCGCCCTGGACCAGGCCGGTGCCTGA
- a CDS encoding universal stress protein, with amino-acid sequence MTDTAVRDEIVVGIDPREQSVPALAWAVDEAGRRGLSLRLVMGVPPVQGGQHVDAPYRRTMFRARGENALDEAAATVRALSADVPVTTGLLDGVPSAVLCGQAARARMIVLGSRRLSRAEEIFRSGSMAVPVSARANCPVVVVREPEATDVRPPRLVVGVDGSVASRAAAAYAMEEAALRGAVLHVLWVWRRPVVPFTDEEAGLTERRRLLAETLAGLAERQPDVRVSQDVVRGHPVEVLALASVDAAAVVVGRHGRGGYTGMRLGSVPHGLLHRAECPVITVPGAWDD; translated from the coding sequence ATGACGGACACCGCCGTACGCGATGAGATCGTCGTCGGGATCGACCCCCGTGAGCAGTCCGTACCGGCGCTCGCCTGGGCCGTCGACGAAGCGGGGCGCCGGGGCCTGTCGCTGCGGCTGGTCATGGGGGTGCCCCCGGTGCAGGGCGGGCAGCACGTCGACGCACCCTACCGGCGCACGATGTTCCGGGCCCGGGGCGAGAACGCGCTCGACGAGGCGGCGGCAACGGTGCGGGCACTGAGCGCGGACGTGCCGGTGACCACGGGACTGCTCGACGGCGTGCCGTCGGCGGTGCTGTGCGGTCAGGCGGCGCGGGCCCGGATGATCGTGCTCGGCTCGCGCCGGTTGAGCCGGGCGGAGGAGATCTTCAGGTCCGGCTCGATGGCCGTTCCGGTCAGCGCCCGCGCAAACTGCCCGGTCGTCGTGGTGCGGGAGCCGGAGGCCACGGATGTGCGGCCCCCGCGACTCGTCGTGGGCGTCGACGGCAGCGTGGCCTCCCGGGCCGCCGCCGCGTACGCCATGGAGGAGGCCGCGTTGCGCGGCGCCGTTCTGCACGTGCTGTGGGTGTGGCGTCGGCCGGTCGTGCCGTTCACCGACGAGGAGGCCGGGCTCACGGAACGGCGCCGGCTGCTGGCCGAGACCCTCGCGGGACTGGCGGAGCGGCAACCGGACGTTCGGGTGTCCCAGGACGTGGTGCGCGGCCACCCCGTGGAGGTACTGGCCCTCGCGTCGGTCGACGCCGCGGCTGTCGTCGTCGGCAGGCACGGGCGCGGCGGGTACACGGGTATGCGATTGGGTTCGGTGCCCCACGGCCTGCTGCACCGGGCCGAATGCCCGGTGATCACGGTGCCTGGGGCCTGGGACGACTGA
- a CDS encoding SDR family NAD(P)-dependent oxidoreductase: MERMTGQVAIVTGGARGIGAAVARLFTAEGAAVLIADVLDAEGAALATELGDRARYAHLDVSEGDGWTAAVSQAERDLGPLSVLVNNAGIVEFATIEEQSVQSFRRVIDVNLQGPWLGIRAVTPALRRAGGGVIVNMSSSAGLMGYAGVGSYVAGKWGLRGLTKTAALELGADGIRVCSVHPGAVRTAMTAGIDDSFVSDQPIARFGEPEEVARMVLFIVADATYSTGSEFVLDGGSTSGGPAVPSSGE; encoded by the coding sequence ATGGAACGGATGACCGGACAGGTGGCCATCGTCACCGGTGGCGCGCGGGGGATCGGTGCTGCCGTCGCCCGTCTGTTCACCGCGGAGGGCGCCGCCGTGCTGATCGCCGACGTCCTGGACGCCGAAGGCGCGGCACTGGCCACGGAACTCGGAGACCGGGCCCGCTACGCCCACCTGGACGTCTCCGAGGGGGACGGCTGGACAGCGGCCGTGTCGCAGGCGGAACGCGACCTGGGGCCGCTGTCGGTGCTCGTCAACAACGCCGGGATCGTCGAATTCGCCACCATCGAGGAACAGAGCGTGCAGTCGTTCCGGCGCGTGATCGACGTGAACCTGCAAGGCCCGTGGCTCGGCATCCGTGCCGTGACCCCGGCGCTGCGCCGGGCCGGTGGCGGCGTCATCGTGAACATGTCCTCGTCCGCGGGACTGATGGGCTATGCCGGCGTGGGATCGTACGTCGCCGGCAAGTGGGGTCTGCGAGGACTGACCAAGACGGCGGCGCTGGAACTCGGAGCCGACGGGATCCGGGTCTGCTCCGTGCACCCTGGGGCGGTGCGCACCGCGATGACCGCCGGCATCGACGACTCCTTCGTCTCCGATCAGCCGATCGCCCGGTTCGGGGAACCGGAGGAAGTCGCTCGCATGGTCCTGTTCATCGTGGCCGACGCCACCTACTCGACGGGCAGCGAGTTCGTACTGGACGGCGGATCGACCAGCGGCGGTCCCGCCGTCCCGTCGTCGGGCGAGTGA
- a CDS encoding zinc-binding dehydrogenase produces the protein MKAVVIRTFGDPEGLETVDVPVPVPTPGQVRIATEAIGVGGVDAVIRRGALAAYGFRAGHILGSEVAGKVTAVGEGVNASWIGRRVWAFTGLSGGYAEQAVASIEDVLPLPDGLAGAEAVTLGGSGVVAHFALERARFTAGETVLVRGAAGSIGITAVQLAARGGAQAVAVTTSSAQRGARLRDLGATHVLDRSGEGASDAPAGFDVVIDVVGGPQLPVFLDRLTSNGRYVAVGVVGGQPPADFGMRLMDAFRRSWSFATFSSDTVPGPDRQAVRSSHFADAAHGDLRTVVHAVLPLDQAVLAHREMDAGKVFGRVVLAP, from the coding sequence ATGAAAGCCGTCGTGATCAGGACGTTCGGAGACCCCGAGGGCCTGGAGACCGTCGATGTGCCCGTGCCCGTTCCCACCCCGGGGCAGGTACGGATCGCCACCGAGGCGATCGGGGTGGGCGGCGTGGACGCCGTGATCCGCCGGGGAGCCCTTGCCGCCTACGGCTTCAGGGCGGGCCACATCCTCGGCAGTGAAGTCGCGGGAAAGGTCACCGCGGTGGGGGAGGGCGTGAACGCCTCGTGGATCGGGCGGCGGGTGTGGGCGTTCACCGGCCTGTCCGGTGGCTACGCCGAGCAGGCCGTCGCCTCGATCGAGGACGTCCTTCCGCTGCCCGACGGCCTGGCCGGCGCTGAGGCGGTGACCCTCGGCGGCTCCGGCGTGGTCGCCCACTTCGCCCTGGAACGCGCCCGTTTCACGGCCGGTGAGACGGTGCTCGTGCGTGGTGCGGCAGGCAGCATCGGGATCACGGCGGTCCAGCTCGCGGCCAGGGGTGGTGCGCAGGCGGTGGCGGTCACGACGTCGTCGGCGCAGCGTGGCGCCCGCCTGCGGGACCTGGGCGCGACTCATGTCCTCGACCGCTCCGGAGAGGGTGCCTCGGATGCACCGGCGGGCTTCGACGTGGTGATCGATGTCGTGGGCGGTCCCCAGCTTCCCGTCTTCCTGGACAGGTTGACCTCCAACGGGCGGTACGTGGCTGTCGGCGTGGTCGGTGGACAGCCACCGGCGGACTTCGGCATGCGGCTGATGGACGCCTTCCGCAGGTCGTGGTCGTTCGCGACTTTCAGCTCCGATACCGTGCCCGGCCCCGACCGGCAGGCCGTGCGGTCGTCCCACTTCGCCGATGCCGCGCACGGGGACCTGCGAACGGTCGTGCATGCGGTGCTGCCACTGGACCAGGCGGTGCTGGCCCACCGTGAGATGGACGCGGGAAAGGTGTTCGGCAGGGTTGTGCTGGCGCCCTGA
- a CDS encoding restriction endonuclease, whose product MFFVLLALVLCLVAWVGRIAWGMVERRPEGAGLLAVLMVASVLASRSRWRRLSAARCARRAAEALEAAAETASDNLRDMRPAAAEEGVRGTAAAEGVRGAAAAVALPAVECPAGATEPAFGYGADPLRPEVSPAPGRAAGEEATAVVDLPVDCFELDPDAFEQTVAGLCLRDGCADVEVVGGAADLGADVTAVTPDGRRLIVQCKRYCETSKVGSQDLQRFGGTCFTVHEADIAVVVTTSDFTAPALEYAERCGILCVNGDELSAWHDGTGSRPWDFEVTTAPRATGRA is encoded by the coding sequence GTGTTCTTCGTCCTGCTGGCGCTCGTCCTGTGTCTCGTGGCATGGGTGGGCCGCATTGCGTGGGGCATGGTGGAACGCCGTCCGGAGGGGGCCGGACTGCTTGCCGTGCTGATGGTCGCGTCGGTGCTCGCCTCGCGGTCCCGGTGGCGCAGGCTGTCCGCCGCGAGATGCGCGCGTCGCGCGGCCGAGGCGCTGGAGGCCGCGGCCGAGACCGCGTCCGACAACCTCCGCGACATGCGCCCTGCGGCGGCGGAGGAGGGCGTGCGCGGCACGGCGGCGGCCGAAGGCGTCAGGGGCGCGGCAGCGGCCGTGGCGCTACCGGCCGTCGAGTGCCCGGCAGGTGCGACGGAACCGGCCTTCGGGTACGGCGCCGACCCTCTGCGCCCGGAGGTGTCGCCGGCGCCCGGCCGGGCGGCGGGGGAGGAGGCCACCGCCGTTGTCGACCTGCCGGTGGACTGCTTCGAACTCGACCCCGACGCCTTCGAGCAGACCGTGGCCGGCCTGTGCCTGCGTGATGGTTGCGCGGATGTCGAAGTGGTCGGAGGGGCTGCGGACTTGGGCGCCGACGTCACGGCGGTCACGCCGGACGGGCGGCGTCTGATCGTCCAGTGCAAGCGCTACTGCGAGACCAGCAAGGTGGGCTCCCAGGATCTCCAGCGGTTCGGGGGTACTTGCTTCACCGTCCACGAGGCCGACATTGCCGTGGTCGTCACGACGAGCGACTTCACCGCCCCAGCCCTCGAATACGCCGAACGGTGCGGAATCCTGTGCGTGAACGGCGACGAACTGAGTGCCTGGCACGACGGTACAGGGTCCCGGCCGTGGGACTTCGAGGTCACGACCGCTCCCCGAGCGACCGGGCGAGCTTGA
- the fxlM gene encoding methyltransferase, FxLD system — translation MTTLPTPTQEHDPSALRHRLVDQLLAAGHVRTATVEAALRNVPRHAFAPEVAVQTAYADDIIPTRDAPDGRISSSVSAPWLQAVMLEAARIQRNDRVLEIGSGGYNAALIAELVGPTGQVTTVDIDPEVTDRAARFLAAAGYDRVHVLTADAEHLPADVVPEGGFDAVIVTVDTWDLPWITTVAEGGRLVAPLRLHQYVWSIGFTKRDGALISEEPLTVCGFVPMQGAGAWEPNLRTVPGCGIRLAFEDATPMSVDQLSPAFDRAPSTVRTHVTVRGEEPFDSLTLYLAGALPGFCRLSVDPDHHTGLISPPPPHWPGAAMVRGTSLARLAHERIGDDDGGLYEFVIHGYGPSGHVAATEMAERVQHWQRNHRAGLYPRITVQPKDATEPTGASSDGLHVFHKNHTRIKIDWTVVPEEAASAALADAQDHPARSRSGRVATAPSTADYWEPLWAGGRRCRQVTTTEAALLADHVGPGHGRPALDIGTGEGSLARHLHQLGYRTIGIDFAPSAIAAARNTQQGDGPAWHLMDIVSDDLTALPDAAYAVVTCRLVYRWIDDKGAFLDRVRQVLAPDGTFWVVTELSGRRKKDDPYRRLGITPAEAEILTAGWSVVRTTDLDVLRCYALQP, via the coding sequence GTGACGACTCTCCCCACTCCCACGCAGGAACACGATCCCAGCGCACTGCGGCACCGGCTCGTCGATCAGCTCCTCGCGGCCGGCCACGTCCGCACGGCCACTGTCGAGGCCGCCCTGCGCAACGTTCCCCGCCATGCTTTCGCACCAGAAGTAGCCGTGCAGACCGCGTACGCCGATGACATCATCCCCACCCGTGACGCACCCGACGGCCGGATCAGCAGCTCCGTCAGCGCACCGTGGCTGCAGGCCGTAATGCTCGAAGCAGCCCGCATCCAGCGGAACGACCGTGTCCTGGAGATCGGCTCCGGCGGTTACAACGCCGCCTTGATCGCCGAACTGGTCGGCCCGACCGGACAGGTCACCACCGTCGACATCGACCCAGAAGTCACCGACCGCGCCGCCCGCTTCCTCGCCGCCGCCGGATACGACCGTGTCCATGTACTCACCGCGGACGCCGAACATCTGCCCGCCGATGTCGTCCCCGAAGGCGGCTTCGACGCGGTGATCGTCACGGTCGACACCTGGGATCTGCCGTGGATCACCACGGTCGCGGAGGGTGGACGCCTCGTCGCCCCGCTGCGTCTCCACCAGTACGTTTGGTCTATCGGGTTCACGAAGCGCGACGGTGCGCTCATCAGTGAGGAGCCGCTCACCGTGTGCGGCTTCGTCCCCATGCAGGGCGCCGGCGCATGGGAGCCGAATCTCCGCACCGTCCCAGGCTGCGGCATCCGCCTTGCCTTTGAGGACGCAACGCCCATGTCCGTCGACCAATTGTCACCCGCCTTCGACAGGGCGCCCTCAACGGTCCGCACGCACGTCACCGTCCGAGGTGAGGAACCCTTCGACTCTCTCACCCTGTATCTGGCCGGCGCTCTCCCCGGCTTCTGCCGCCTGTCCGTCGACCCGGACCACCACACCGGCCTCATCAGTCCCCCACCCCCGCACTGGCCCGGCGCGGCCATGGTCCGTGGGACGTCTCTCGCCCGTCTGGCGCACGAACGGATCGGAGACGACGACGGAGGTCTCTACGAGTTCGTCATTCACGGCTACGGACCAAGCGGTCACGTCGCAGCCACAGAAATGGCCGAGCGAGTCCAGCACTGGCAGCGCAACCACCGCGCCGGACTCTACCCGCGCATCACAGTCCAACCCAAGGACGCCACCGAACCGACCGGCGCCTCTTCCGACGGCCTGCACGTGTTCCATAAGAACCACACGCGGATCAAGATCGACTGGACCGTCGTTCCTGAGGAAGCAGCGTCTGCAGCCCTTGCCGACGCCCAGGATCATCCAGCTCGCTCGCGAAGCGGTCGAGTGGCGACCGCGCCGTCCACCGCCGACTACTGGGAGCCGCTCTGGGCCGGCGGACGCCGGTGCCGCCAGGTCACCACCACTGAGGCAGCGCTGCTGGCCGACCATGTCGGACCGGGCCACGGACGCCCGGCACTCGACATCGGCACCGGCGAGGGTTCACTCGCCCGCCACCTTCACCAGCTCGGTTACCGCACCATCGGCATCGACTTCGCGCCCAGCGCCATCGCCGCGGCCCGCAACACCCAGCAGGGCGACGGGCCGGCCTGGCACCTGATGGATATCGTCTCCGACGACCTCACCGCGCTGCCGGATGCCGCGTACGCGGTCGTCACCTGCCGCCTGGTCTACCGGTGGATCGACGACAAGGGGGCCTTCCTCGACCGCGTCCGACAAGTCCTGGCGCCCGACGGAACCTTCTGGGTCGTCACCGAACTCTCCGGCCGCCGTAAGAAGGACGATCCGTACAGGCGCCTCGGGATCACACCCGCCGAAGCCGAAATCCTCACCGCGGGCTGGTCGGTCGTTCGCACCACCGATCTCGACGTGCTGCGCTGCTATGCACTCCAACCGTGA
- a CDS encoding TetR/AcrR family transcriptional regulator, translated as MAAELSAHHRRLAQQKREAIISAATDLFLNHGYDGTSLARIAEGAAVSKSTLFKQFPTKAALFEAIVTESWQRDATGAVARAEAGDLRSGLTSIGHRYADLIGRPRMTALFRIVIAELPRFPELGRMQFQLGKLPYFSSVQQYLESEHEAGNADVPDAETAANQFLGMISNYVLWPRMLLTDWNPTASDVRYVVEQAVETTLARYASERPG; from the coding sequence ATGGCAGCAGAGCTCTCCGCACACCACCGTCGCCTAGCCCAGCAAAAGCGGGAGGCGATCATCTCCGCGGCCACGGACCTCTTCCTGAACCACGGTTACGACGGCACGTCCCTCGCGCGTATCGCCGAGGGGGCGGCAGTCTCGAAGTCCACCTTGTTCAAGCAGTTCCCCACCAAGGCAGCCCTCTTCGAAGCCATCGTCACCGAGTCATGGCAGCGGGACGCCACCGGTGCCGTCGCGCGGGCTGAGGCCGGAGATCTGCGTTCTGGTCTGACCTCCATCGGCCACCGTTACGCCGACCTGATCGGCCGGCCTCGGATGACAGCCCTCTTCCGCATCGTCATCGCCGAGCTGCCTCGCTTCCCCGAACTGGGACGCATGCAGTTCCAGCTCGGCAAGCTGCCCTACTTCAGCTCTGTCCAGCAATACCTGGAGTCGGAGCACGAGGCCGGCAACGCCGACGTTCCGGACGCCGAGACCGCCGCCAACCAGTTCCTCGGGATGATCTCCAACTACGTCCTGTGGCCCCGCATGCTGTTGACCGACTGGAACCCCACAGCCTCCGACGTCCGCTACGTCGTCGAGCAAGCGGTAGAGACCACCCTCGCCCGCTATGCCTCCGAACGACCAGGCTGA
- a CDS encoding SDR family NAD(P)-dependent oxidoreductase — protein sequence MTADRIALVTGANRGLGRSTALALAARGARVVVTHRGDTAGADAMAQHVQAAGGTAAVLRLDISDVSSFGAFTSELSGVLERWGASRLDIVINNAGVGVFGALETVTTDDFDSVFDTNVRGPFFLIQSLVPMLAKDARVINVSSSLTRHTSAATSVYSASKAAVEALSRTLAAELGPRGIRVNSIAPGPTATDFNGGAMRDDAAMRQGLAGQTALGRVGEPEEIGDAIATLASDGLRWMTAQRIEVSGGALL from the coding sequence ATGACAGCCGACAGGATCGCTTTGGTGACCGGTGCGAACCGTGGTCTGGGCCGGAGTACGGCTCTCGCGCTGGCGGCGCGCGGGGCGCGGGTCGTGGTCACCCATCGCGGTGATACGGCAGGGGCCGACGCCATGGCGCAGCATGTGCAGGCCGCGGGCGGGACCGCCGCTGTCCTGCGTCTCGACATCAGCGACGTCTCCTCTTTCGGAGCCTTCACTTCCGAGCTGAGTGGAGTGCTTGAGCGGTGGGGGGCTTCGCGGCTCGATATCGTGATCAACAATGCGGGGGTGGGTGTCTTCGGCGCGCTGGAAACTGTCACGACCGACGACTTCGACTCGGTGTTCGACACGAACGTGCGGGGCCCGTTCTTCCTCATCCAGTCGCTTGTGCCGATGCTGGCGAAGGATGCCCGCGTCATCAACGTCTCGTCGTCGCTGACGCGCCACACCAGCGCCGCGACCTCGGTCTACTCCGCCTCGAAGGCCGCCGTCGAGGCTCTGAGCCGCACCCTGGCCGCTGAACTCGGCCCCCGGGGTATCCGGGTCAACTCCATTGCCCCGGGGCCGACCGCCACCGACTTCAACGGCGGTGCCATGCGGGATGACGCCGCCATGCGCCAAGGTCTGGCCGGGCAGACCGCGCTTGGCCGTGTCGGTGAACCCGAGGAGATCGGCGACGCCATCGCCACACTGGCGTCCGACGGCCTGCGCTGGATGACCGCCCAGCGCATCGAGGTCTCCGGCGGCGCCCTCCTCTGA